The segment GATGGGATACGGCATCAAGTGTCCCATCGTACAGGCTGACCGGCTGTTATGGGTCCCCCTCCAACGGGTGATCTTGCCAATCCGGCCCCCTAGAACTGGAATGTCTTATCTACCGTGATCTCCAGGCCATCAAAGAAGTAGGAAACCACGGTATCTCCAGACCCGTATGTAGCATATTCATCGATTTTGGAGTCACTAAAGCCATAGACCAGGACTAAATGCTTATTGGGGTCAACCACCCAGAACTCCCTCACACCGGATAGCATATACGTATTGAGCTTATCAACCATGTCCTTTGAACGGGTGCTCCTCGACAGTATCTCAACACAGAGTGTGGGTGTGCCCATGTACTTTCCTTTCTCGTTTATGGTACCCTCGAGGTCACAGGCAACGAGTAGATCTGGCTGCATCACATCAGGCGTTTTGAGATCCTTCTTGTAGAAGTGAACATCGAAGGGTGCGAAGAAGACCTTGCACTTCTTAGCTTCCATGTATCCTCGCAGGCACACATAGAGATTACCGGCGATATCCTGGTGGTAGGTATCTGGGGAATCCAAGAGGACTATTTCGCCATTGATGTACTCCATTCTAAGATCGCTCTTTTCGGAGATCTCCATGAACTCTTCGTAGGAGACCTTCTTGCCCCCATACTGGTAATCCAGGGCATGTTCCCTGACGGTAAAGTATCGTTCGATCTCTGTGATATAGGGTGTGAGTCTCACGGCTTTCTTACCGTTCTTCGTAACGACGACCTCGTGGTCCTGGATCACGTAGTCAATGTACTTACCGAGATTCATCTTGAACTCGGTTGCCGTAACAACTCTTGTCATATCATCCATATTCATCACCTCGCACAAACATCATACCATATCGGACGTAATGCATGCAAGAAATCGTACGAACTGAAATGATGGGAGAACTCGCCTGCACTGGGAGCCCGAGGCAGTTCGAGGCTATCTTCACCTTAAGGCATCAGCGCATGCGTGACCGGCCAGTTATTGCCATCTGAGCGCCCTGCGCTTCCAGGCAGAGCACCTCTACGAACTCATCTGCTAACGCTATCTGAGGGGGCTCCATGATCGCTGTCTCTAAGCGCCTCCGCCTTCTCCATGACCTTGAGGTTTCTTTGCCAGATGGTCTCTCCCTGGCCGCCACCATGAGGCCTCCAGCTGAAGGGCCGTTTTCGCCTGATTGGGAAGCACGGACACTGTTTGTTCCTGTTTACAGTGTTTCGATTATTCCTCGCAGAAAACACAACACCGGGGTGTCTGACTAGTGCCAGCCCCGGTGTGCAGGGCGAGGTCGCGTTTCCAGGGACTACTCCCAGGGGTCCCGCCCTGCCTCGTCCGCAGTCCGGTACATCTCCACGAGGTTCTCCACGGACACCTCTCCGTCCAGGAACCCCCCGGAGGATGCCAGGATGTAGCGGCCCCCCGGGGCTCCTGCCCTAATGGCATCCAGGGTATGCCTTCGTATCTCTTCCGGCGTCCCGGTGGCCAGCACATGAGTGGACACGTTTCCCATCAGTGTGATCTGCTTCCCGTAGTCTCGCTTGACTCCCGCCAGGCTCATGCCCGAGTCCGGGTCCAGGGAGTGGATCCCG is part of the Bacillota bacterium genome and harbors:
- a CDS encoding type II toxin-antitoxin system Phd/YefM family antitoxin, yielding MDDMTRVVTATEFKMNLGKYIDYVIQDHEVVVTKNGKKAVRLTPYITEIERYFTVREHALDYQYGGKKVSYEEFMEISEKSDLRMEYINGEIVLLDSPDTYHQDIAGNLYVCLRGYMEAKKCKVFFAPFDVHFYKKDLKTPDVMQPDLLVACDLEGTINEKGKYMGTPTLCVEILSRSTRSKDMVDKLNTYMLSGVREFWVVDPNKHLVLVYGFSDSKIDEYATYGSGDTVVSYFFDGLEITVDKTFQF